One segment of Cyprinus carpio isolate SPL01 chromosome B20, ASM1834038v1, whole genome shotgun sequence DNA contains the following:
- the LOC109057701 gene encoding serine/threonine-protein kinase MRCK beta isoform X3: MSAKVRLKKLEQLLLDGHQKNDKSLSVETLLDILICLYNECSNSPLKREKHVTEFLEWVKPFTTTVKEMRLHRDDFEMLKVIGRGAFGEVAVVKMKHTERVYAMKILNKWEMLKRAETACFREERNVLVNGDCQWITTLHYAFQDDNYLYLVMDYYVGGDLLTLLSKFEDRLPEDMSKFYVAEMVLAIHSIHQQRYVHRDIKPDNVLLDMNGHIRLADFGSCLKMMQDGTVQSSVAVGTPDYISPEILQAMEDGMGKYGPECDWWSLGVCMYEMLYGETPFYAESLVETYGKIMNHEERFQFPSHITDVSEEAKDLIQRLICSRERRLGQQGIEEFKKHPFFSGIDWENIRNTEAPYIPDVSSPSDTSNFDVDDDVLKNPDIAPPVSHTGFTGQHLPFVGFTYTTDSCFSDRSSVRRVALADGGAGEDLQDGGLQVEAFEKRIRCLEQEKQELNRKLQESTQAVQSLHGSGRGAGTLGRDKEIKKLNEEIDRLKKKLADSDRLEHQLEEAVTLRQDFESSSTKLKALDKQVKALKQEKEDIHKQLVESLDRLKSQTKELKDAHQQRKLAMQEFSELNERMAELRSQKQRLSRQLRDKEEEMEVVMQKIDAMRQDIRKTEKARKELESQLEDARAEASKERKIREHSEVYSKQLESELETLKVKQGTGRASVSSSETQQELTKQKSELDKKVLFYEEELVRRDASHSTELKNLRKELHDSEGQQLSLHKELLVLKDKLEKAKRERQTEMDEAMGALKEKFERERNLLSEENRKLTAETDRLCNFVDKLTAQNRQLEDELQDLASKKESVAHWEAQIAEIIQWVSDEKDARGYLQALASKMTEELETLRSSSLGSRTLDPLWKVRRSQKLDMSARLELQSALEAEIRAKQLVQDELRKVKATNISFESKLKDTEAKNKELEEQLENMKKEMEESRSRSDKGLKLHDFQDSIFEYFNTSPLAHDLTFRTSSVGDVDTTPQKTDIPTSSPSVASEQDEPVKPQATTPAAPSPIYQPTLSAPKPKAHQLSIKTFSSPTQCTHCTSLMVGQVRQGYACEVCSFICHVSCKDNAPQVCPIPPEQAKRPLGIDVQRGIGTAYKGFVRIPKPTGVKKGWQRAYAVVCDCKLFLYEVPEGKSTQPCVMASQVLDLRDEEFSVSSVLASDVIHASRKDIPCIFRVTSSASNSPVRPVPLLVLAESEAEKRKWVGILEGLQNILAKNRLKNRVVHVLHEAYDSSLPAIKTTLSAVIVDRERIALGTEDGLFVVEITRDVIVRAADCKRVCQIELIPKEKMVALLSGRNRHVHLYPWAALEGAEVNCEAKLTETKGCQAMTIGTLRPGGPACLLAGVKRQVICYEITRVKPHHRKLWEVQAPGVAQWLGIIRDRLCVGYPSGFALLAMQGESSPVSLVSPGDPSLAFLAQQPLDALHAMEVGANELLLCFSQLGVYVDATGRRSRTQELMWPATPLACSSNSNYLTVYSDYGVDVFDVHTTEWVQTISLRGIRPLNVEGSLNLFGSEQPRLIYFSNSSSDGCDLAIPETSDNSKKLMVRTRSKRKFLFKIPEEERLQQRREMLRDPEMRSKLISNPTNFNHVAHMGPGDGMQVLMDLPLSVMPSSQDDLTKDKPRPLSSISRQQRSKTHITRTASGGGDFGGAGSSRSISDQDQDFEREPDSDSTKHSTPSNSSNPSSPPSPNSPHRSQLTLDSLDQSLDG; encoded by the exons TACTTGGTGATGGATTATTACGTGGGAGGCGACCTGCTGACTTTGCTTAGTAAATTTGAGGACCGACTCCCGGAGGACATGTCCAAGTTCTATGTGGCAGAGATGGTGCTCGCTATCCACTCCATCCATCAGCAGCGCTACGTTCACAG GGACATAAAACCAGACAACGTGCTACTGGACATGAATGGTCACATCCGTCTCGCTGACTTCGGCTCCTGTCTGAAGATGATGCAAGATGGCACG GTCCAGTCATCAGTGGCTGTGGGCACCCCAGACTACATCTCCCCTGAGATCCTGCAGGCCATGGAGGATGGCATGGGGAAATACGGGCCGGAGTGTGACTGGTGGTCTCTAGGCGTCTGCATGTATGAGATGCTCTATGGCGAGACACCCTTCTATGCTGAATCCTTGGTGGAGACCTACGGGAAGATCATGAACCACGAG GAGCGTTTCCAGTTCCCCTCTCACATCACGGATGTGTCCGAGGAGGCTAAAGACCTGATCCAGCGGCTGATCTGCAGTAGAGAGCGTCGGTTGGGCCAGCAGGGCATCGAGGAGTTCAAGAAGCACCCCTTCTTCTCCGGCATCGACTGGGAGAACATTCGCAACACAGAGGCACCGTACATCCCTGACGTCAGCTCTCCCTCAGACACCTCCAACTTTGATGTAGACGATGATGTGCTGAAAAACCCG GACATCGCTCCCCCAGTATCTCACACAGGTTTCACCGGGCAGCACTTGCCCTTTGTGGGCTTCACGTACACCACAGACAGCTGTTTCTCAGACCGCAGCAGCGTGAGGAGGGTGGCGCTGGCAGACGGAGGCGCCGGGGAGGATCTCCAGGATGGGGGTCTGCAGGTGGAAGCCTTTGAGAAGAGGATTCGCTGTCTGGAGCAAGAGAAACAGGAGCTCAACCGCAAGCTGCAGG AATCCACTCAGGCTGTTCAGTCCCTCCATGGCTCTGGGCGTGGGGCTGGGACACTTGGTCGTGATAAAGAGATTAAAAAACTCAATGAGGAAATCGATCGGCTCAAAAAGAAACTGGCAG ACTCTGATAGGCTGGAGCACCAGCTCGAGGAGGCGGTGACTCTGAGACAGGACTTTGAAAGTTCCTCCACCAAACTAAAGGCCCTGGACAAGCAAGTCAAAGCTCTCAAGCAGGAGAAGGAGGATATCCATAAG CAACTGGTGGAGTCTCTGGATCGCCTGAAGTCTCAGACCAAGGAGCTGAAGGACGCCCACCAGCAGAGGAAGCTAGCCATGCAGGAGTTCTCGGAGCTGAACGAGCGCATGGCCGAGCTGCGCTCACAGAAGCAGCGTCTGTCGAGGCAGCTGCGGGACAAGGAGGAGGAGATGGAGGTGGTGATGCAGAAGATCGACGCCATGCGCCAGGACATCCGCAAAACCGAGAAGGCCCGCAAAGAG ctgGAGTCTCAGCTGGAGGATGCGCGTGCCGAAGCCTCTAAGGAGCGTAAGATCAGAGAGCACAGTGAAGTCTACTCTAAACAACTGGAGAGCGAGCTGGAGACGCTCAAG GTCAAGCAGGGAACGGGTCGCGCCTCAGTTTCCAGTTCAGAGACTCAGCAGGAGCTCACCAAGCAGAAGTCAGAGCTGGATAAGAAGGTGCTGTTCTATGAGGAGGAGCTGGTGAGACGTGATGCCAGCCACAGCACAGAGCTGAAGAACCTGAGGAAGGAGCTCCATGACTCTGAGGGTCAACAGCTGTCACTGCACAAAGAGCTGCTGGTGCTCAAAGACAAACTGGAAAAGGCCAAGAGAGAGCG GCAAACCGAGATGGACGAGGCCATGGGTGCACTGAAGGAGAAGTTTGAACGGGAACGCAACCTTCTGAGTGAAGAAAACCGTAAACTCACTGCAGAAACAGACAGG CTCTGCAACTTTGTGGACAAGCTGACGGCTCAGAACAGGCAGCTGGAGGATGAGCTCCAGGATCTGGCATCGAAGAAAGAGAGTGTAGCACACTGGGAAGCACAGATCGCTGAGATCATCCAATG gGTGAGCGATGAGAAAGATGCACGTGGCTACCTTCAGGCTCTGGCCTCTAAGATGACAGAAGAGTTGGAGACTCTGCGTAGCTCAAGTCTGGGATCCAGAACGCTG GATCCTTTGTGGAAGGTGCGCCGCAGTCAAAAGTTGGACATGTCTGCCCGTCTGGAGCTTCAGTCGGCCTTGGAAGCTGAAATCCGTGCCAAGCAACTAGTTCAGGACGAGCTGCGCAAGGTCAAGGCTACCAACATCTCTTTCGAGAG CAAACTGAAGGATACAGAGGCCAAGAACAAAGAGTTGGAGGAACAGCTCGAGAATATGAAGAAGGAGATGGAGGAGAGCCGCTCAAGATCAGACAAAG GCCTGAAACTGCATGACTTCCAGGACTCCATCTTTGAGTACTTCAATACCTCTCCCCTCGCCCATGACCTGACATTCAGA ACAAGCTCCGTCGGTGATGTGGACACCACACCCCAGAAGACCGACATCCCTACTTCCTCCCCATCAGTGGCTTCAGAACAGGAT GAACCAGTCAAGCCTCAAGCGACCACCCCTGCTGCCCCTTCTCCAATCTATCAGCCCACGCTCAGTGCGCCAAAG CCTAAAGCTCATCAGCTGAGCATTAAGACTTTCTCCAGCCCGACCCAGTGCACTCACTGTACCTCCCTGATGGTGGGCCAGGTCCGACAGGGCTATGCCTGCGAGG TATGCTCTTTCATCTGCCACGTGTCCTGTAAAGACAACGCGCCCCAGGTTTGCCCCATTCCTCCAGAGCAGGCCAAGAGGCCTCTGGGTATTGATGTGCAGAGGGGCATTGGCACAGCATACAAAGGTTTTGTCAGG ATCCCGAAGCCCACAGGAGTGAAGAAGGGCTGGCAGAGGGCATATGCTGTAGTGTGTGACTGTAAGCTCTTCCTCTATGAGGTGCCAGAAGGGAAGTCCACTCAGCCTTGTGTGATGGCCAGTCAGGTCCTCGACTTGAG AGATGAAGAGTTCTCTGTAAGTTCTGTGTTGGCATCTGATGTGATCCATGCCAGTCGTAAAGACATTCCCTGCATATTTAGG GTAACATCATCCGCTTCGAACTCTCCAGTCCGGCCGGTGCCTCTGCTGGTGTTGGCTGAGAGTGAGGCGGAGAAGAGGAAGTGGGTGGGCATCCTAGAGGGCCTGCAGAACATCCTGGCCAAGAACCGCCTGAAGAACCGTGTGGTGCATGTCCTGCATGAGGCCTACGACAGCAGCCTGCCTGCCATCAAAACGACACTCTCTGCTGTCATCGTAG ATCGAGAACGAATTGCGTTGGGGACAGAAGATGGCCTGTTTGTAGTCGAGATCACCAGAGATG tcattgTTCGTGCTGCTGACTGTAAAAGAGTTTGCCAGATTGAGCTCATACCCAAAGAGAAGATGGTGGCCCTGCTTTCTGGCCGTAACCGCCATGTCCATTTATACCCCTGGGCGGCGCTGGAGGGTGCGGAAGTTAATTGCGAGGCCAAGTTGACAGAGACAAAAGGCTGTCAGGCTATGACCATAGGTACCCTACGCCCCGGTGGTCCAGCGTGTCTCCTAGCAGGTGTGAAGCGGCAGGTCATCTGCTACGAAATCACTCGCGTAAAGCCTCATCACCGTAAGCTGTGGGAGGTGCAGGCGCCTGGTGTTGCCCAGTGGCTGGGTATTATTCGTGATCGGCTGTGCGTGGGTTACCCGTCGGGCTTCGCTCTGCTGGCCATGCAGGGAGAGTCATCGCCGGTGAGTCTGGTGAGCCCTGGAGATCCCTCGCTAGCCTTTTTGGCCCAGCAGCCCCTGGACGCGCTGCATGCTATGGAGGTGGGGGCCAACGAACTGCTGCTGTGCTTCAGTCAGCTGGGAGTGTACGTGGACGCGACGGGACGACGTTCTCGAACGCAGGAGCTGATGTGGCCCGCCACACCGCTTGCCTGCA GCTCAAACTCCAACTACCTGACGGTGTACAGTGATTATGGAGTAGATGTGTTTGACGTCCACACCACAGAATGGGTGCAGACCATCTCATTAAGAGGA ATTCGGCCCTTGAATGTGGAGGGCAGCCTGAACCTGTTTGGCTCCGAGCAGCCCCGTCTCATCTACTTCAGCAACAGCTCCTCAG ACGGCTGTGATCTGGCCATCCCTGAGACCTCAGACAACAGCAAGAAGCTGATGGTGAGGACGCGCAGCAAGAGGAAgttcctttttaaaataccaGAGGAGGAGCGGCTGCAGCAGAGAAG GGAGATGCTGAGGGATCCTGAAATGAgatccaagctgatctccaacCCCACCAACTTCAACCACGTGGCTCACATGGGGCCAGGCGACGGGATGCAGGTCCTCATGGATCTTCCTCTG AGTGTGATGCCCTCTTCTCAGGACGACCTAACTAAAGACAAGCCCCGGCCTCTGTCCAGCATCTCACGGCAACAGAGGAGTAAGACCCACATCACCCGCACTGCCTCAG GAGGAGGAGATTTTGGAGGAGCAGGGTCATCTCGCAGTATTTCTGATCAAGATCAAGACTTTGAGAGAGAG CCCGACTCTGACTCAACCAAACATTCCACCCCCTCCAACAGCTCCAACCCCAGCAGCCCCCCGAGCCCCAACTCTCCCCACCGCAGTCAGCTCACTCTGGACAGCCTGGATCAATCCCTGGACGGCTGA